From one Musa acuminata AAA Group cultivar baxijiao chromosome BXJ2-6, Cavendish_Baxijiao_AAA, whole genome shotgun sequence genomic stretch:
- the LOC135615252 gene encoding E3 ubiquitin-protein ligase SINAT5 isoform X2, whose amino-acid sequence MSPSTTSSCCPKCRNGHTLCSTCKSRVHNRCPTCRQELGDIRCLALEKVAESLELPCKYSTLGCPEIFPYYSKLKHEARCNFRPYNCPYAGSECSVVGEIPFLVAHLRDDHKVDMHTGCTFNHRYVKSNPREVENATWMLTVFYCFGQYFCLHFEAFQLGIAPVYMAFLRFMGDENEARNFSYSLEVGGNGRKLTWEGTPRSIRDGHRKVRDSHDGLVIQRNMALFFSGGDRKELKLRVTGRIWKEQPNPDSGVCAQSL is encoded by the exons ATGTCACCGTCCACAACTTCCTCTTGCTGTCCGAAG TGCCGTAATGGGCATACACTCTGCTCAACTTGTAAATCAAGAGTGCATAACCGGTGCCCTACTTGTAGACAAGAGCTTGGGGACATCAGGTGTCTAGCACTTGAAAAGGTGGCCGAATCACTTGAGCTGCCTTGCAAATATAGCACACTTGGCTGCCCTGAAATCTTTCCCTACTACAGCAAGCTCAAGCATGAAGCACGATGCAACTTCAGGCCTTATAATTGCCCATATGCTGGATCCGAATGCTCAGTTGTTGGCGAGATTCCTTTCTTGGTCGCACATTTGAGAGACGATCATAAAGTAGACATGCATACCGGATGCACATTCAATCACCGTTATGTAAAGTCGAATCCACGAGAGGTTGAAAATGCAACATGGATGCTGACT GTCTTTTACTGTTTTGGACAGTACTTTTGCTTGCACTTTGAAGCCTTCCAGTTAGGTATCGCTCCTGTTTACATGGCGTTTCTACGGTTCATGGGTGATGAAAATGAGGCAAGGAACTTCAGTTACAGCCTTGAAGTTGGGGGCAATGGCAGGAAGCTAACATGGGAAGGTACTCCACGTAGCATCCGTGACGGCCACCGCAAAGTCCGAGACAGTCATGATGGTCTTGTAATACAGAGGAACATGGCCTTATTCTTCTCTGGTGGTGACAGGAAAGAGCTGAAGCTGCGTGTCACAGGCCGGATATGGAAGGAGCAGCCAAACCCTGACTCTGGAGTGTGCGCCCAGTCTCTATAG
- the LOC135615251 gene encoding phosphatidylinositol 4-kinase gamma 4-like, with the protein MSSAGATLRPIREDAELSTCHSNGAGGPLYSPELITIYLAVLGAPVIPMRVLESDSIASVKLKVQSCKGFAAKKQKLVFDGREMARNDCLIRDYGVADGNVLHLIIKTSDLRVITVKTASGKKLKFRVDRGRTVRHVNKQVADLEDEQCVFQGRPRKQLQDRKEIHNICTNNNAFIHLLVHRSAEAGTGAVENDLEPFFRAPVADSRPPGRDALIEPVIVNPKVELPRLMKDLLGATLSGLDKGNPPIMSSEGTGGTYFMQDITGNEYVAVFKPIDEEPLAVNNPRGLPPSTNGEGLKRGTRVGEGALREVAAYILDHPVSGRRSFSHVDFGFAGVPPTVMARCLDGGFNHPTGCEHEAIDFKMGSLQMFVKNYGSCEDMGTREFPAQEVHKICVLDIRLANADRHAGNILVCKEGEGGRLALVPIDHGYCLPENFEDCTFEWLYWPQSRQPFNSETTEYIKSLDAEQDIALLKFYGWEMSPDCARTLRISTMLLKKGVERGLTPYRIGSIMCRETINKESKIEEIISQAKNAVLPATDEAAFLESISDIMDGYLDRLSV; encoded by the exons ATGTCATCCGCCGGAGCCACTCTTCGGCCAATCCGGGAAGATGCTGAACTGTCAACATGCCATTCCAATGGAGCCGGAGGTCCACTTTACTCTCCAGAGTTGATAACGATATACCTGGCAGTTCTGGGTGCCCCTGTCATCCCCATGCGGGTGTTGGAGTCCGACTCCATCGCCTCCGTAAAGCTCAAGGTCCAGAGCTGCAAGGGCTTTGCTGCCAAGAAGCAGAAGCTGGTATTCGATGGCCGGGAGATGGCTCGGAATGATTGTCTAATACGTGACTACGGTGTGGCCGATGGCAACGTCCTCCATCTTATCATCAAAACATCAGATCTCCGTGTCATCACCGTGAAGACTGCATCTGGAAAGAAACTCAAGTTCCGCGTCGACCGGGGGCGAACCGTTCGTCATGTCAACAAGCAGGTTGCGGATCTTGAAGATGAACAATGTGTCTTCCAAGGGCGGCCTCGGAAACAGCTTCAAGACCGGAAGGAGATCCATAACATATGCACAAACAACAATGCATTCATCCACCTGCTGGTGCATAGGTCGGCAGAAGCCGGCACCGGAGCTGTGGAGAATGACTTGGAGCCATTTTTCAGGGCACCGGTGGCGGACAGTAGGCCTCCGGGTAGGGATGCGTTGATCGAGCCAGTCATCGTCAATCCCAAGGTGGAATTGCCTCGATTGATGAAGGATCTGCTCGGTGCCACTCTTTCTGGACTGGACAAGGGAAACCCACCTATAATGTCTTCGGAAGGAACAGGGGGAACCTATTTCATGCAAGACATCACGGGCAATGAGTACGTTGCCGTCTTTAAGCCGATCGACGAGGAACCACTGGCCGTGAACAACCCTCGAGGACTTCCACCGTCGACGAATGGGGAAGGGTTGAAAAGGGGGACACGGGTAGGAGAAGGTGCCCTCAGGGAAGTGGCAGCGTACATTCTTGATCATCCCGTCAGTGGCCGCCGCTCATTCTCACATGTGGACTTTGGATTCGCCGGGGTTCCTCCGACCGTCATGGCTCGATGCTTGGACGGAGGCTTTAACCATCCCACCGGATGTGAACACGAAGCGATAGACTTCAAGATGGGATCACTGCAAATGTTTGTGAAGAACTATGGAAGCTGCGAAGACATGGGGACTCGGGAGTTTCCGGCGCAGGAGGTTCATAAGATCTGCGTGTTAGACATTAGATTGGCAAATGCAGATCGGCACGCCGGAAATATCCTAGTCTGCAAGGAGGGGGAAGGAGGACGGCTAGCGTTGGTCCCCATCGACCATGGATACTGCCTGCCAGAGAAT TTCGAGGATTGCACATTCGAGTGGCTCTACTGGCCTCAGTCTCGCCAACCTTTTAATTCCGAAACCACAGAGTACATAAAGTCGCTGGACGCTGAGCAGGACATCGCACTGCTAAAGTTCTATGGGTGGGAGATGTCGCCCGACTGCGCTCGCACTCTTCGCATCTCCACCATGCTTCTCAAGAAAGGCGTCGAAAGAGGTCTCACTCCGTATCGTATCGGAAGCATAATGTGTAGAGAAACCATCAACAAAGAGTCCAAGATCGAAGAGATCATAAGCCAAGCCAAGAATGCTGTTCTTCCGGCCACCGACGAGGCCGCATTCTTGGAGTCGATTTCTGACATCATGGATGGCTATCTCGATCGACTCAGCGTATAG
- the LOC135615252 gene encoding E3 ubiquitin-protein ligase SINAT5 isoform X1 encodes MESDSVDCVSLTDGLDEEEVTQHRHPFPKPHGSGAPPLPGIAPATSVHELLECPVCTNSMYPPIHQCRNGHTLCSTCKSRVHNRCPTCRQELGDIRCLALEKVAESLELPCKYSTLGCPEIFPYYSKLKHEARCNFRPYNCPYAGSECSVVGEIPFLVAHLRDDHKVDMHTGCTFNHRYVKSNPREVENATWMLTVFYCFGQYFCLHFEAFQLGIAPVYMAFLRFMGDENEARNFSYSLEVGGNGRKLTWEGTPRSIRDGHRKVRDSHDGLVIQRNMALFFSGGDRKELKLRVTGRIWKEQPNPDSGVCAQSL; translated from the exons ATGGAGTCGGATAGCGTCGATTGTGTCTCATTGACGGATGGGCTTGATGAGGAGGAGGTCACCCAGCACCGCCACCCCTTCCCCAAACCACACGGCAGCGGCGCTCCCCCTCTCCCCGGGATCGCGCCCGCCACCAGCGTCCACGAGCTACTCGAGTGCCCCGTCTGCACCAACTCCATGTATCCCCCGATCCATCAG TGCCGTAATGGGCATACACTCTGCTCAACTTGTAAATCAAGAGTGCATAACCGGTGCCCTACTTGTAGACAAGAGCTTGGGGACATCAGGTGTCTAGCACTTGAAAAGGTGGCCGAATCACTTGAGCTGCCTTGCAAATATAGCACACTTGGCTGCCCTGAAATCTTTCCCTACTACAGCAAGCTCAAGCATGAAGCACGATGCAACTTCAGGCCTTATAATTGCCCATATGCTGGATCCGAATGCTCAGTTGTTGGCGAGATTCCTTTCTTGGTCGCACATTTGAGAGACGATCATAAAGTAGACATGCATACCGGATGCACATTCAATCACCGTTATGTAAAGTCGAATCCACGAGAGGTTGAAAATGCAACATGGATGCTGACT GTCTTTTACTGTTTTGGACAGTACTTTTGCTTGCACTTTGAAGCCTTCCAGTTAGGTATCGCTCCTGTTTACATGGCGTTTCTACGGTTCATGGGTGATGAAAATGAGGCAAGGAACTTCAGTTACAGCCTTGAAGTTGGGGGCAATGGCAGGAAGCTAACATGGGAAGGTACTCCACGTAGCATCCGTGACGGCCACCGCAAAGTCCGAGACAGTCATGATGGTCTTGTAATACAGAGGAACATGGCCTTATTCTTCTCTGGTGGTGACAGGAAAGAGCTGAAGCTGCGTGTCACAGGCCGGATATGGAAGGAGCAGCCAAACCCTGACTCTGGAGTGTGCGCCCAGTCTCTATAG
- the LOC135615253 gene encoding UDP-glucose 4-epimerase 1-like → MARRVLVTGGAGYIGSHTVLQLLLEGFSVVVVDNLDNSSVVAVQRVAQLAGEFGKNLAFHRFDIRDKEALEKVFATSKFDAVIHFAGLKAVGESVQKPLIYYENNIIGTITLLEVMAAHGCKKLVFSSSATVYGWPKDLPCTEESPLCAMNPYGRTKLMIEEICRDIHHADGDWKIMLLRYFNPVGAHPSGQIGEDPCGIPNNLMPLVQQVAVGRRPTLAVFGNDYSTKDGTGVRDYIHVVDLADGHIAALQKFFEDPNIGCEVYNLGTGKGTSVLEMVAAFEKASGKKIPLVMAGRRPGDAEILYACTVKAEKELSWKAKYGIEEMCRDQWNWATKNPWGYRSPDPPN, encoded by the exons ATGGCGAGGCGTGTGCTGGTCACGGGTGGTGCCGGATACATCGGGAGCCACACCGTGCTGCAGCTCCTCCTGGAAGGGTTCTCTGTCGTGGTGGTGGATAACCTCGATAACTCATCGGTGGTCGCCGTCCAGCGCGTCGCCCAACTCGCCGGCGAATTCGGCAAGAACCTCGCCTTTCATCGG TTTGACATTCGAGACAAGGAAGCATTGGAAAAAGTTTTTGCTACATCAAA GTTTGATGCTGTTATACATTTTGCTGGTCTAAAGGCTGTGGGTGAAAGTGTTCAGAAACCTTtgatttattatgaaaataacaTCATTGGTACAATTACTCTCTTGGAAGTAATGGCTGCACATGGATGCAAAAAG CTGGTATTTTCATCATCAGCTACCGTTTATGGTTGGCCTAAGGATCTGCCCTGTACAGAGGAATCACCTTTATGTGCAATGAATCCATATGGTCGAACCAAG CTTATGATTGAAGAAATATGTCGTGATATCCATCATGCAGATGGTGATTGGAAGATCATGCTACTAAGATATTTCAATCCTGTTGGAGCTCATCCCAGTGGACAAATTGGTGAAGATCCTTGTGGAATTCCCAATAACCTCATGCCACTTGTCCAGCAAGTTGCTGTTGGTAGGAGACCTACACTTGCAGTATTTGGAAATGACTATTCAACCAAGGATGGCACAGGG GTAAGGGATTACATCCATGTTGTTGATCTAGCAGATGGACATATTGCAGCCCTGCAGAAGTTCTTTGAGGACCCCAACATAG GCTGTGAAGTTTATAATCTAGGAACTGGAAAGGGAACATCCGTATTAGAAATGGTGGCAGCATTCGAGAAGGCTTCTGGCAAG AAAATTCCTCTGGTCATGGCTGGAAGGCGTCCTGGTGATGCTGAAATTCTTTATGCATGCACCGTCAAAGCAGAGAAGGAACTCAGTTGGAA AGCAAAGTATGGCATCGAAGAGATGTGCCGTGATCAATGGAACTGGGCTACCAAGAACCCCTGGGGATACAGATCACCTGACCCTCCTAACTGA
- the LOC103988809 gene encoding uncharacterized protein LOC103988809, which produces MATKPLTTEAIALTEKKMDMTLDDIIKMSKKNPMKGKRPQRPPIKSQGFQNGNASHGNTRMQRFIDSRSSIRQGVLAKRRSNFHSDKFPITTEVARKAAVMPVSNRRINRNGPRVTATTIQRKGYDNGFNVKDKAVAKQKPQTLDALFANMKEQRMRLMSQKVNHENAVRLHKRHNVPWQQQGSGVARGGPRRQFANFAK; this is translated from the exons ATGGCAACTAAGCCATTAACAACTGAAGCAATTGCCCTGACTGAGAAGAAGATGGATATGACCTTAG atgatattattaaaaTGTCAAAGAAAAACCCAATGAAGGGCAAAAGACCTCAAAGGCCACCG ATCAAAAGTCAAGGTTTCCAGAATGGCAATGCTTCCCATGGTAACACCAGGATGCAGCGATTCATAGATTCTAGATCATCGATCAGACAA GGTGTCCTTGCAAAGAGGAGGTCAAATTTTCATAGTGATAAGTTCCCAATAACAACAGAGGTGGCCCGGAAGGCTGCGGTCATGCCTGTTAGCAACAGAAGGATAAATCGGAATGGACCAAG GGTTACAGCCACAACTATTCAAAGAAAAGGTTATGATAATGGCTTCAATGTAAAG GATAAGGCAGTTGCCAAGCAGAAGCCTCAAACCTTAGATGCTCTCTTTGCAAATATGAAAGAGCAGAGGATGAGGCTGATGTCCCAGAAGGTAAACCATGAAAATGCTGTCAGATTGCACAAAAGGCACAATGTCCCATGGCAGCAACAGGGAAGTGGCGTAGCACGTGGGGGCCCTCGCCGGCAGTTTGCCAACTTTGCTAAATGA